One window of the Natrinema sp. HArc-T2 genome contains the following:
- the cca gene encoding CCA tRNA nucleotidyltransferase: protein MSDEDADATVEGVVAAVRDRVDPAAEERARLREVADRLIERAETAATELCADADVLQVGSTARNTWISGDRDIDIFVRFPPELDRDTLEEYGLEVGHATLPDGHEEYAEHPYVKGEVEGFDIDVVPCFRLESAPEIRSAVDRTPFHTQYLEQRLDDDLAGDVRITKQFLKGIGVYGSDLRTRGFSGYLTELLVCEYGGFRSLLEAAADWHPPVDLDPDSHGRASFDDPLVVIDPTDPERNVAAVCATENVARFQHYARAFLSTPQIDYFEAETPEPLTNPALSEHLERRETTPVAVRFDAPDLVEDQLYPQLYKSLDGITNGLDDRGFDVFRTTTFADETAVVFAELSVSERPAVERHEGPPIHVRDHAAGFYDAYVDDLEAYGPFIEGDRYVTERPRSFTTAREFLESDRLFDVGLGAHVETALEDGYEVLVDDEIAALLDEFGTELAAYYDPRP, encoded by the coding sequence ATGAGCGATGAGGACGCTGACGCTACCGTCGAGGGAGTCGTCGCCGCGGTACGCGACCGCGTCGATCCGGCTGCCGAGGAACGGGCACGGTTGCGCGAGGTCGCCGATCGGCTGATCGAGCGCGCCGAGACTGCGGCCACGGAGCTGTGTGCCGACGCCGACGTCTTGCAGGTCGGCTCGACGGCCAGAAACACCTGGATTAGCGGCGATCGCGATATCGACATCTTCGTTCGCTTCCCACCGGAACTCGACCGCGACACCCTAGAGGAGTACGGCCTCGAGGTCGGCCACGCGACGCTCCCCGACGGCCACGAGGAGTACGCCGAACACCCCTACGTCAAAGGTGAAGTCGAGGGGTTCGATATCGATGTCGTCCCCTGCTTTCGCCTCGAGTCGGCGCCGGAAATCCGGTCGGCGGTCGATCGGACACCATTTCACACGCAGTATCTCGAGCAGCGACTCGACGACGACCTCGCTGGCGACGTCCGGATCACGAAGCAGTTTCTCAAGGGGATCGGCGTCTACGGCAGCGACCTCCGAACCCGGGGCTTTAGCGGCTATCTTACCGAACTGCTCGTCTGTGAGTACGGCGGCTTTCGGTCGCTACTCGAGGCTGCCGCCGACTGGCACCCGCCAGTCGACCTCGATCCCGACTCCCACGGTCGTGCGAGCTTCGACGATCCATTGGTCGTCATCGATCCCACCGATCCCGAGCGAAACGTCGCCGCCGTCTGTGCGACCGAGAACGTCGCGCGGTTCCAACACTACGCCCGTGCGTTCCTCTCGACTCCACAAATAGACTACTTCGAAGCCGAGACGCCGGAGCCACTTACTAACCCAGCACTGTCTGAACACCTCGAGCGCCGCGAGACGACGCCCGTCGCCGTTCGGTTCGACGCGCCAGATCTCGTCGAGGATCAACTCTACCCGCAGCTCTACAAGTCACTCGACGGGATCACGAACGGCCTCGATGACCGTGGATTCGACGTCTTCCGGACGACGACGTTCGCCGACGAGACGGCTGTCGTCTTCGCCGAACTCTCCGTCAGCGAACGGCCTGCTGTCGAGCGCCACGAGGGGCCGCCGATCCACGTCCGCGACCACGCCGCCGGCTTCTACGATGCCTACGTGGACGATCTCGAGGCCTACGGCCCCTTCATCGAGGGCGACCGGTACGTTACCGAGCGCCCGCGCTCGTTCACCACAGCGCGCGAGTTTCTCGAGAGTGATCGGCTCTTCGATGTCGGCCTGGGCGCACACGTCGAGACGGCACTCGAGGACGGATACGAGGTCTTGGTCGATGACGAGATCGCAGCGTTGCTCGACGAGTTCGGCACGGAGCTGGCGGCGTATTACGATCCCAGGCCCTGA